The Oncorhynchus tshawytscha isolate Ot180627B linkage group LG05, Otsh_v2.0, whole genome shotgun sequence genome includes a window with the following:
- the LOC112251549 gene encoding uncharacterized protein LOC112251549: MCSLVELFPEALDALAELFSEDLPSDDAISERSGVSDEFNINIMSLDDLAPVTLGMSEKKKEKKVCDNDSQWYWRCEERIPSEEPREDYKSEIKTETDQSSVSEISEHLGDRDGDKDALGGQRGHGLQRLRHILERQVLQCLREGQSVPHQPQTTVKSLIHSVAAGLSIPGHLAPTLWLKLSCRLKF; the protein is encoded by the exons ATGTGCTCCCTGGTGGAGCTCTTCCCTGAGGCCCTGGACGCTCTGGCGGAGCTCTTCTCTGAGGACCTGCCCTCCGATGATGCCATCAGTGAGAGAAGTGGAGTCTCTGATG AATTCAACATTAATATTATGTCACTGGACGACCTCGCACCGGTCACGCTTGGAATGtcggagaaaaaaaaagaaaaaaaggtgTGTGATAATGACAGCCAGTGGTACTGGAGGTGTGAGGAGAGGATCCCATCAGAAGAGCCCAGGGAGGACTACAAGAGTGAGATCAAGACTGAAACAGACCAGAGTAGTGTCAGCGAGATCTCCGAGCACTTgggagacagagacggggacaaAGATGCATTGGGAGGTCAGCGAGGTCATGGACTACAGCGTCTCAGACACATCTTGGAGCGACAAGTACTCCAGTGTCTCAGAGAAGGACAATCAGTCCCACATCAACCACAGACTACAGTAAAATCGCTGATTCATTCCGTGGCAGCAGGGCTTTCTATTCCAGGTCATCTCGCTCCCACTCTGTGGCTGAAACTATCATgccgtctcaagttttga
- the LOC112250789 gene encoding calreticulin, whose translation MIILPVSFSVYNRLSVKSSTQSLPVQRDGEIMRVAVAILTVFASVAVTIDATVYFKEQFQDGDAWKSRWLVSEHKSDYGEWKLTAGKFYGDAEADKGLQTSQDARFYALSSRFEPFSNEGKSLVVQFTVKHEQKIDCGGGYVKIFPADLDQAAMHGDSQYYIMFGPDICGYSTKKVHVIFNYKGKNHLIKKEIKCKDDELTHLYTLILNPDQTYEVKINNEKVESGTLEDDWDILPPKTVKDPEAKKPEDWDDRAKIDDPTDTKPEDWEKPENIPDPDAKIPEDWDVDMDGEWEPPMIPNPEYQGEWKAKQIDNPDYKGAWVHPEIDNPEYTADAAIYKFGNIGVLGLDLWQVKSGTIFDNFLIGDDIKEAEEFGNETWGATKAPEKKMKDAQEEEERKAREEEEEKSKKDTADDEGDEEDDEPEDDDDDSPTEEEEGEDPKKDKDEL comes from the exons ATGATCATattacctgtttccttcagcgtTTATAACCGACTTTCAGTGAAAAGCAGCACACAGAGTTTACCTGTTCAGCGGGACGGTGAAATCATGAGGGTCGCAGTGGCAATATTAACAGTTTTTGCATCGGTAGCTGTCACCATTGACGCTACTGTATACTTCAAGGAACAATTTCAGGATGGAG ATGCATGGAAGAGTCGGTGGCTtgtatcagagcacaagtcagactATGGCGAGTGGAAACTGACTGCTGGGAAGTTTTATGGTGACGCTGAGGCCGATAAAG GTCTCCAGACCAGCCAGGATGCCCGTTTCTATGCTCTCTCCAGCCGCTTTGAACCCTTCAGCAACGAGGGAAAGTCCCTGGTGGTCCAGTTCACTGTCAAACACGAGCAGAAGATTGACTGTGGGGGCGGATATGTCAAAATCTTCCCAGCAGACCTAGACCAGGCAGCTATGCACGGGGACTCGCAGTATTACATCATGTTTG GGCCTGACATCTGTGGCTACAGCACCAAGAAGGTTCATGTCATCTTCAACTACAAAGGCAAGAACCACCTTATCAAGAAAGAAATCAAATGCAAG GATGACGAGCTGACACATCTGTACACTCTGATCCTGAACCCAGACCAGACATATGAGGTGAAGATCAACAATGAGAAGGTGGAGTCGGGCACTCTGGAGGATGACTGGGACATTTTGCCCCCAAAGACTGTCAAGGACCCCGAGGCCAAGAAGCCAGAGGACTGGGACGACAGGGCCAAAATCGACGACCCTACCGACACCAAGCCAGAG GACTGGGAGAAGCCTGAGAACATCCCTGACCCTGATGCTAAGATCCCTGAggactgggatgtggacatggatGGCGAGTGGGAGCCTCCTATGATCCCCAACCCAGAGTACCAG GGAGAGTGGAAGGCAAAGCAAATTGACAACCCTGACTACAAAGGTGCCTGGGTGCACCCTGAGATCGATAACCCCGAGTACACTGCCGATGCCGCCATCTACAAGTTTGGCAACATTGGAGTGTTGGGTCTGGACCTGTGGCAG GTGAAGTCTGGCACCATCTTTGACAACTTCCTGATTGGTGATGATATAAAAGAGGCTGAGGAGTTTGGAAACGAGACATGGGGAGCTACAAAG GCACCAGAAAAGAAAATGAAGGatgcacaggaggaggaggagaggaaagcaagagaggaggaggaggagaagagcaaGAAGGACACTGCTGATGATGAGGGGGATGAAGAGGATGATGAGCCAGAGGATGATGACGATGACAGCCCAacggaagaggaggaaggggaagatcCCAAGAAGGACAAGGACGAGTTGTAA
- the LOC112250788 gene encoding UV excision repair protein RAD23 homolog B yields MLSITLKTLQQQTFKIEIDPELTVKALKEKIEVEKGKVGYPAAGQKLIYAGKILNDDIPLKDYKIDEKNFVVVMVTKPKPPAPPQISPQATPAPASSPAPAPAPPVVSGLSLSDITCSTSPAPMENSTLSPTPTPAPASNPTKSVEPSTPLSPVPAPASIPLEALGANAAPAPAAAACSVPVSPSEDKPHGEHPELPLATTPALSSSSLVDDLSLLEEAASILVTGQAYENLVSEIMSMGYEREQVIAALRASYNNPDRAVEYLLMGIPSEADLQPVEALQHRVLANLNPTAPVPAPASAPASAPSSAPASDPATDIVQPPPAATSAVSSTQQPPSSGGLTGGLPGGLTGGLTGGGTGGGNPLEFLRNQPQFQQMRQIIQQNPTLLPALLQQLGRDNPQLLQQITQHQERFVQMLNEPQGGEMVEEGAEAQGAPQTNYIQVTPQEKEAIERLKALGFPEGLVIQAYFACEKNENLAANFLLQQTFDDE; encoded by the exons ATGTTGTCCATAACGTTGAAGACTCTTCAGCAGCAAACGTTTAAAATCGAAATAGATCCAGAACTAACC GTAAAAGCCCTGAAGGAGAAGATTGAGGTTGAGAAAGGGAAGGTTGGCTATCCAGCCGCAGGGCAAAAGCTCATCTATGCAG GCAAAATCTTGAATGATGACATACCTTTAAAAGACTACAAAATTGATGAGAAAAACTTTGTGGTTGTCATGGTTACAAAG CCCAAACCTCCAGCTCCTCCACAGATTTCTCCTCAggcaaccccagccccagcctctagccctgctcccGCCCCTGCGCCTCCTGTTGTTTCTGGGCTGTCCCTGTCAGACATTACCTGTTCTACTTCTCCTGCCCCCATGGAGAACTCAACCCTCTCCCCTACACCCACACCCGCCCCTGCCTCAAACCCCACAAAATCAGTGGAGCCCTCCACACCCCTATCCCCTGTACCAGCCCCTGCTTCTATTCCCCTTGAAGCTCTGGGGGCCAATGCAGCCCCAGCTCCTGCCGCAGCAGCatgctctgtccctgtctcaccCTCAGAGGACAAGCCTCACGGGGAGCACCCCGAACTGCCCCTCGCCACTACgccagccctctcctcctctag CCTTGTTGATGACTTAAGTCTCTTGGAAGAAGCAGCATCGATACTGG TGACAGGACAAGCGTATGAGAATCTGGTGTCTGAAATCATGTCTATGGGATATGAAAGGGAGCAGGTTATTGCAGCACTGCGAGCCAGTTACAACAACCCAGACAGAGCCGTGGAGTACCTGCTAATG GGGATTCCGTCCGAGGCTGATCTTCAGCCAGTGGAAGCGCTCCAACACAGAGTTCTGGCCAACCTCAATCCCACTGCCCCAGTTCCTGCCCCAGCCTCTGCTCCAGCCTCTGCTCCATCCTCTGCTCCAGCTTCTGATCCAGCCACAGATATAGTCCAGCCCCCACCAGCAGCCACCA GCGCAGTGTCTTCAACCCAGCAGCCCCCCTCGTCTGGTGGGCTGACTGGTGGGCTACCTGGTGGGCTTACTGGTGGGCTTACTGGTGGAGGTACTGGGGGTGGGAACCCTCTGGAGTTCCTGAGGAACCAGCCACAATTCCAGCAGATGAGACAGATCATCCAGCAGAACCCAACTCTTCTTCCTGCCCTGCTCCAGCAGCTGGGCAGAGATAACCCCCAGTTGCTGCAG caaattaCCCAGCACCAGGAGAGGTTTGTGCAGATGCTGAATGAGCCTCaaggaggagagatggtagaggagggagCTGAGGCCCAGGGGGCGCCACAGACTAACTACATCCAGGTCACCCCACAAGAGAAGGAGGCCATCGAGAGG TTGAAAGCCTTGGGATTTCCAGAGGGACTTGTCATTCAAGCATATTTTGCATGTGAGAAGAACGAGAATCTAGCTGCCAATTTTCTGCTCCAACAAACATTTGATGACGAGTGA